One Streptomyces mobaraensis NBRC 13819 = DSM 40847 DNA segment encodes these proteins:
- a CDS encoding leucyl aminopeptidase, whose product MTALTLSTSGAATLRADALVVGVAKGPKGPVLAPGAEAVDQAFDGKLAAVLETLGASGEEGEVTKLPAPAGVKAAVVVAAGLGGVPAKGDGYEGEALRRAAGAAARALTGTKKAAFALPVADADDAAAIGEGALLGAYAFTAFRSDGGGKGASKKGEPLAEAVILGGKPRDKAFKAAVERATVVAAEVNRARDLINTPSNALHPAAFAALAQEAAKEHGLAIEVLDEKALVKGGYGGLMGVGQGSANPPRLVRLGYTHPEAEKTLALVGKGITYDSGGISLKPAGHNETMKCDMSGAAAVFAAVLAAAKLGLRVNVTGWLALAENMPSGTATRPGDVLTMYSGKTVEVLNTDAEGRLVLADALTRASEENPDAIVDVATLTGAMVLALGDRTFGVMANDDAFRTAVHEIAEAAGEQAWPMPMPAELRKTMDSPVADIANMGVRNGGGLIAGLFLQEFVGEGITWAHLDIAGPAFHESAPYGYTPKGGTGSAVRTLVRLAEHTAEGDLG is encoded by the coding sequence GTGACTGCTCTCACTCTCAGCACCTCCGGCGCGGCGACGCTGCGCGCGGACGCCCTCGTCGTCGGTGTCGCCAAGGGCCCGAAGGGACCCGTCCTCGCGCCCGGCGCCGAAGCCGTCGACCAGGCCTTCGACGGCAAGCTGGCGGCCGTCCTGGAGACCCTCGGCGCCTCCGGCGAGGAGGGCGAGGTCACCAAGCTCCCGGCCCCGGCGGGCGTCAAGGCCGCCGTCGTGGTCGCCGCCGGCCTCGGCGGCGTCCCCGCCAAGGGCGACGGCTACGAGGGTGAGGCGCTGCGCCGCGCCGCGGGCGCCGCCGCCCGTGCCCTCACCGGGACGAAGAAGGCGGCCTTCGCGCTGCCCGTGGCGGACGCGGACGACGCCGCGGCCATCGGCGAGGGCGCCCTGCTGGGCGCGTACGCCTTCACCGCCTTCCGCAGCGACGGCGGCGGCAAGGGCGCGTCGAAGAAGGGCGAGCCGCTGGCGGAGGCCGTAATCCTCGGCGGCAAGCCGCGCGACAAGGCGTTCAAGGCCGCCGTCGAGCGCGCCACCGTGGTGGCCGCCGAGGTCAACCGCGCCCGCGACCTGATCAACACCCCGTCGAACGCCCTCCACCCGGCCGCGTTCGCCGCCCTCGCCCAGGAGGCCGCCAAGGAGCACGGCCTCGCGATCGAGGTGCTGGACGAGAAGGCGCTGGTCAAGGGCGGTTACGGCGGTCTGATGGGGGTCGGCCAGGGCTCGGCCAACCCGCCTCGGCTGGTCCGCCTCGGCTACACCCACCCGGAGGCGGAGAAGACCCTCGCCCTGGTCGGCAAGGGCATCACCTACGACTCGGGCGGCATCTCGCTCAAGCCGGCCGGCCACAACGAGACCATGAAGTGCGACATGAGCGGCGCCGCCGCCGTGTTCGCCGCCGTGCTGGCCGCCGCCAAGCTGGGCCTGCGCGTCAACGTCACCGGCTGGCTGGCCCTCGCGGAGAACATGCCGTCCGGCACCGCCACCCGTCCGGGCGATGTGCTGACCATGTACAGCGGCAAGACCGTCGAGGTCCTCAACACCGACGCCGAGGGCCGGCTGGTGCTCGCCGACGCCCTGACCCGGGCGTCGGAGGAGAACCCGGACGCGATCGTGGACGTCGCCACCCTGACGGGGGCCATGGTCCTCGCCCTGGGCGACCGCACCTTCGGTGTCATGGCCAACGACGACGCGTTCCGCACCGCCGTCCACGAGATCGCGGAGGCGGCCGGCGAGCAGGCGTGGCCCATGCCGATGCCCGCCGAGCTGCGCAAGACCATGGACTCCCCGGTCGCGGACATCGCCAACATGGGCGTCCGCAACGGCGGCGGCCTGATCGCCGGCCTGTTCCTCCAGGAGTTCGTGGGCGAGGGCATCACCTGGGCGCACCTGGACATCGCGGGCCCGGCCTTCCACGAGAGCGCCCCTTACGGGTACACCCCCAAGGGCGGCACCGGCTCCGCCGTCCGTACGCTCGTCCGGCTGGCCGAGCACACCGCCGAGGGCGACCTGGGCTGA
- a CDS encoding adenosylcobinamide-GDP ribazoletransferase, translated as MTDTPASGAPRATAGDALRFAFGTLTVLPVRLTRWDRPAARGGMLAAPLAGLVVGACAGATGRLLLLLGASPLVAAVAAAAVPAVLTRGLHLDGLADVADGLGSGKPAEDALRIMKQSDIGPFGVVALVFVLLGQVAALAGAYAAGGAHGALAALVAALAARCALTLAARRGVPAARPGGLGAAVAGVVPVPAALAVTAAACCAAAGAGALLGPGAALRAGAAVPLAVVAAELLLRHCRRRFGGVTGDVFGALAETAATTALIVATLG; from the coding sequence ATGACCGACACTCCCGCTTCCGGCGCCCCCCGCGCGACCGCCGGCGACGCCCTGCGGTTCGCCTTCGGCACCTTGACCGTACTGCCCGTCCGCCTCACCCGCTGGGACCGCCCGGCGGCGCGCGGGGGCATGCTCGCCGCCCCGCTCGCCGGCCTCGTCGTCGGCGCCTGCGCCGGTGCGACGGGCCGGCTCCTGCTGCTCCTCGGCGCGAGCCCCCTCGTCGCGGCGGTGGCCGCCGCCGCGGTGCCCGCGGTCCTCACCCGGGGGCTGCACCTGGACGGGCTGGCCGACGTGGCCGACGGGCTGGGCAGCGGCAAGCCCGCCGAGGACGCGCTGCGGATCATGAAGCAGTCGGACATCGGCCCGTTCGGCGTCGTCGCCCTGGTGTTCGTGCTGCTCGGCCAGGTCGCCGCGCTCGCCGGGGCGTACGCCGCCGGCGGGGCGCACGGCGCCCTCGCCGCCCTCGTGGCGGCCCTCGCCGCGCGCTGCGCCCTCACCCTCGCCGCCCGCCGCGGCGTCCCCGCGGCCCGCCCGGGCGGGCTCGGCGCCGCCGTCGCCGGGGTGGTGCCCGTCCCCGCCGCCCTGGCGGTGACCGCCGCGGCCTGCTGCGCGGCGGCCGGCGCCGGCGCGCTCCTCGGGCCGGGCGCCGCGCTGCGCGCCGGGGCCGCCGTACCGCTCGCGGTCGTGGCGGCCGAACTCCTCCTGCGCCACTGCCGGCGCCGCTTCGGCGGGGTCACCGGGGACGTCTTCGGGGCCCTGGCGGAGACCGCGGCCACCACCGCGTTGATCGTCGCGACCCTGGGCTGA
- a CDS encoding phosphatidylglycerol lysyltransferase domain-containing protein — protein sequence MTPDDEARRGPWPRRAAAFAVWYLRVAAFVNLLSAVWVSFGASIRRHSVDDYFTPYLLEASFTSAVVSLFMAVTLRRRKRAAWILNLALAGVLLLLLALLMWLPEFRAHGQNWFSVAITALFVAALVVGRREFYAIGDRSNPKLAAAVAAGGLLVCSLIAAFLVTVTNQAGDAYRSTFWERWRYGVRRLVFLASDDSPFPAIDTPDWVNVTINVMSTVLLVLVVWAAFRSRRATDPLTPEDEARLRALLDKYGDRDSLGYFALRREKSVVWSPSGKAAVTYRVVGGVSLASGDPLGDPEAWPGAIEPWLAEARAHGWIPAVMGASEEGGTVYARHGMDALELGDEAIVDTAEFTLEGRAMRTVRQAFNRVKRAGYTVRIRRHEDIPEEEMAELLRRADDWRDGATERGFSMALGRLGDPDDGRCVMLECHDGKGELRALLSFVPWGPKGLSLDLMRRDRESENGLMEFMVIELLQRARELRISQVSLNFAMFRSVFERGSRLGAGPVLRAWRSLLSFFSRWWQIESLYRANAKYRPIWEPRFMLFEKSSDLLRIGIASARAEGFLEAPGLPKWLNRKHLESRR from the coding sequence TTGACTCCGGATGACGAGGCGCGTCGCGGGCCCTGGCCCCGGCGCGCCGCAGCCTTCGCCGTGTGGTACCTGCGTGTCGCCGCCTTCGTCAATCTGCTCAGCGCGGTCTGGGTGTCCTTCGGGGCCAGCATCCGGCGGCACAGCGTGGACGACTACTTCACGCCGTACCTGCTGGAGGCCAGCTTCACCTCGGCGGTGGTGTCGCTGTTCATGGCGGTCACCCTGCGCCGCCGCAAGCGGGCCGCGTGGATCCTCAACCTGGCGCTGGCCGGGGTGCTCCTGCTGCTGCTGGCGCTGCTGATGTGGCTCCCGGAGTTCCGGGCGCACGGCCAGAACTGGTTCTCGGTGGCGATCACGGCGCTGTTCGTGGCCGCGCTGGTGGTGGGCCGGCGGGAGTTCTACGCGATCGGCGACCGGTCCAACCCCAAGCTGGCGGCGGCGGTCGCGGCCGGGGGCCTGCTGGTCTGCTCGCTGATCGCGGCGTTCCTGGTGACGGTGACCAACCAGGCGGGGGACGCGTACCGGTCCACGTTCTGGGAGCGCTGGCGGTACGGCGTGCGGCGGCTGGTCTTCCTGGCGAGCGACGACAGCCCGTTCCCGGCGATCGACACTCCGGACTGGGTCAACGTCACCATCAACGTGATGAGCACGGTGCTGCTGGTGCTGGTGGTGTGGGCGGCGTTCCGCTCCCGCCGGGCCACCGACCCGCTGACGCCGGAGGACGAGGCGCGGCTGCGGGCGCTGCTCGACAAGTACGGCGACCGGGACTCGCTGGGCTACTTCGCGCTGCGCCGCGAGAAGAGCGTGGTGTGGTCGCCGTCCGGGAAGGCGGCGGTCACCTACCGGGTGGTCGGCGGGGTCTCGCTGGCGTCGGGCGATCCGCTCGGCGACCCCGAGGCGTGGCCGGGGGCGATCGAGCCCTGGCTGGCCGAGGCCCGGGCGCACGGCTGGATCCCGGCCGTGATGGGCGCGAGCGAGGAGGGCGGCACCGTCTACGCCCGGCACGGCATGGACGCCCTCGAACTCGGTGACGAGGCGATCGTCGACACCGCGGAGTTCACCCTGGAGGGCCGGGCCATGCGGACCGTCCGCCAGGCGTTCAACCGGGTCAAGCGGGCCGGGTACACGGTCCGCATCCGGCGGCACGAGGACATCCCCGAGGAGGAGATGGCCGAGCTGCTGCGGCGCGCGGACGACTGGCGCGACGGGGCGACCGAGCGCGGCTTCTCGATGGCCCTGGGCCGGCTGGGCGACCCGGACGACGGCCGCTGCGTGATGCTGGAGTGCCACGACGGGAAGGGGGAGCTGCGGGCGCTGCTGAGCTTCGTCCCGTGGGGGCCCAAGGGGCTGTCGCTCGACCTGATGCGCCGGGACCGGGAGTCCGAGAACGGCCTGATGGAGTTCATGGTGATCGAGCTCCTCCAGCGGGCGAGGGAGCTGCGCATCTCCCAGGTCTCGCTGAACTTCGCGATGTTCCGCTCGGTCTTCGAGCGCGGCTCCCGGCTCGGCGCGGGGCCGGTGCTGCGGGCCTGGCGCTCGCTGCTCAGCTTCTTCTCCCGCTGGTGGCAGATCGAGTCGCTGTACCGCGCGAATGCGAAGTACCGGCCGATCTGGGAGCCTCGTTTCATGCTGTTCGAGAAGAGCAGTGACCTGCTGCGGATCGGCATCGCCAGTGCCCGCGCGGAGGGCTTCCTGGAGGCCCCGGGCCTGCCGAAGTGGCTGAACCGCAAGCATCTGGAGAGCCGGCGATGA